A window from Halomicrobium urmianum encodes these proteins:
- a CDS encoding DUF7344 domain-containing protein encodes MRTADLPLEEFCHNELFDLMGNERRRYILCFLVSADRPVAASRIAEQIAIWENDASHEQVSSNEYQSVYNSLYQSHFPRLERAGLVEYDRSDNLVHPRERLEQIEQLVDFVSRDDGASITGAHVLGTSLLFGSALTGSFVLLDDPIASIALLLLAVSAVAVGWAL; translated from the coding sequence GTGCGGACGGCGGACCTCCCCCTCGAAGAGTTCTGCCACAACGAGCTGTTCGACCTGATGGGGAACGAGCGCCGGCGATACATCCTCTGTTTTCTCGTGTCGGCGGACAGACCCGTCGCGGCGAGCCGGATCGCCGAACAGATCGCGATATGGGAGAACGACGCCTCGCACGAACAGGTGTCCTCGAACGAGTACCAGAGCGTCTACAACTCCCTCTACCAGTCGCACTTCCCCAGGCTCGAGCGAGCGGGGCTCGTCGAGTACGACAGGTCGGACAACTTGGTCCATCCGCGGGAGCGCCTCGAACAGATCGAGCAGCTGGTCGACTTCGTGTCGCGGGACGACGGCGCGTCGATCACCGGCGCCCACGTGCTTGGAACCAGTCTGCTGTTCGGAAGCGCGTTAACGGGGTCGTTCGTCCTCCTCGACGATCCGATCGCCTCGATCGCGCTGCTGCTGCTCGCCGTCAGCGCCGTCGCCGTGGGGTGGGCGCTGTGA
- a CDS encoding HFX_2341 family transcriptional regulator domain-containing protein, which translates to MRTIDEVHVVPLGYEHDRILEPIRKHDADVVYLLNEGGRDRGLTPYQEALLDELEEDGRTVRFREADLSDLYDVLAVVTTVAAEHGDDVVRVNVSSGGTLAAIGSAIACMATDATAYYVRVEEHVPDLDDRPRTRGMREDEVLPSYPIEAVSRDQVAILDYLDERNTARYTAKKSDLIEFAESEGLSFITESDPTNDKAKFALLNANVVDPLAADGYIEVETVGRQKQVRLTETGRNVLHAFRHKLRTDA; encoded by the coding sequence ATGCGGACCATCGACGAAGTACACGTCGTGCCGCTGGGGTACGAGCACGACCGGATCCTCGAGCCGATCCGCAAACACGACGCCGACGTCGTCTACCTGCTGAACGAGGGGGGTCGCGACCGGGGACTGACGCCGTATCAGGAAGCGCTCCTCGATGAACTGGAGGAAGACGGCCGGACAGTGCGCTTCCGGGAAGCCGACCTGTCGGACCTGTACGACGTGCTCGCGGTCGTGACGACTGTCGCCGCGGAACACGGCGACGACGTCGTCCGCGTGAACGTCTCCAGCGGCGGCACGCTCGCCGCCATCGGGAGCGCCATCGCCTGCATGGCCACGGACGCGACGGCCTACTACGTCCGCGTCGAGGAGCACGTCCCCGACCTGGACGACCGCCCGCGGACGCGGGGCATGCGCGAGGACGAGGTCCTCCCGTCCTACCCGATCGAGGCCGTCTCGCGCGATCAGGTGGCGATTCTCGACTACCTCGACGAGCGCAACACCGCCCGCTACACCGCGAAGAAGTCCGACCTCATCGAGTTCGCGGAGTCCGAGGGGCTCTCCTTCATCACCGAGTCGGACCCGACCAACGACAAGGCCAAGTTCGCGCTGCTGAACGCCAACGTCGTCGACCCGCTAGCGGCCGACGGATACATCGAGGTCGAGACCGTCGGGCGACAGAAGCAGGTCCGCCTCACCGAGACTGGCCGAAACGTCCTCCACGCGTTCCGCCACAAGCTGCGAACCGACGCCTGA
- a CDS encoding S26 family signal peptidase: protein MNGDGERGGVTERVVASENTVAQIARDVAVAVGTVVGLLLFATSGVWPPLVAVESGSMEPHLQRGDVVYVSEPGRYAPGDGVRGTGVVTLEAAGETGYQSIQRPGSVVVYERPGATGSPIIHRAVFWVEEGENWYDEADSDHLRADGCRELANCPAPNAGFVTKGDANGFYDQAAGVRPVRPEWIRGTAHGRVPHLGRIRLLLGFTSVGQ, encoded by the coding sequence GTGAACGGGGACGGAGAGCGCGGGGGAGTGACGGAGCGCGTCGTCGCGTCGGAGAACACGGTCGCCCAGATCGCCCGGGACGTCGCCGTCGCCGTCGGCACCGTCGTCGGACTGCTGCTGTTCGCGACCAGCGGGGTGTGGCCGCCGCTGGTCGCCGTCGAGAGCGGTAGCATGGAACCGCATCTGCAGCGGGGGGACGTGGTCTACGTCAGCGAGCCCGGGCGGTACGCGCCGGGCGACGGCGTCCGCGGTACGGGGGTCGTCACGCTCGAAGCCGCCGGCGAGACCGGCTACCAGTCGATCCAGCGTCCGGGGTCCGTCGTCGTCTACGAGCGCCCCGGCGCGACCGGATCGCCGATCATCCACCGCGCCGTGTTCTGGGTCGAGGAGGGCGAGAACTGGTACGACGAGGCGGACTCAGACCACCTGCGCGCCGACGGCTGTCGGGAGCTGGCGAACTGCCCGGCCCCGAACGCCGGATTCGTCACGAAGGGCGACGCGAACGGGTTCTACGATCAGGCGGCCGGCGTGCGCCCCGTCCGCCCCGAGTGGATCAGGGGGACCGCTCACGGCCGCGTTCCCCACCTCGGACGGATCCGACTGCTTCTCGGCTTCACGTCCGTCGGCCAGTAA
- a CDS encoding TFIIB-type zinc ribbon-containing protein, producing the protein MKVRGHRECKDCGTRWSYYDSGSVVCPDCGSMHSVGVDERTRHTDAPATFDLTPVRSRIDEDPLRRVAEDAAERAAEYVRKRGFVDAGDLRLLDGTYLAAQVVRHVGSEFARGLKHGDAEELYFLSLLRDADDGERPPAEEVPDSLRAPHGLAMAAAVEAYQRDLRTYLDDHPDESARRLSGRARDHRKRMEALDGDVSPRDAERLLRAVRDVGKYVAEGDESALVTADNWLAGIEDD; encoded by the coding sequence ATGAAGGTCCGCGGACACCGCGAGTGCAAGGACTGCGGGACGCGGTGGTCCTACTACGACTCCGGGAGCGTCGTCTGCCCCGACTGCGGGAGCATGCACAGCGTGGGCGTCGACGAGCGGACCCGCCACACCGACGCGCCCGCCACGTTCGACCTGACGCCGGTGCGCAGCCGCATCGACGAGGACCCGCTGCGGCGCGTCGCCGAGGACGCCGCCGAGCGCGCGGCCGAGTACGTCCGCAAGCGGGGCTTCGTCGACGCCGGCGACCTCCGGCTCCTCGACGGCACCTACCTAGCCGCGCAGGTGGTCCGCCACGTCGGCAGCGAGTTCGCGCGCGGCCTCAAGCACGGCGACGCGGAGGAGCTGTACTTCCTGTCGCTGCTCCGCGACGCCGACGACGGCGAGCGCCCGCCCGCCGAGGAGGTGCCCGACTCGCTGCGGGCCCCCCACGGCCTCGCGATGGCGGCCGCCGTCGAGGCCTACCAGCGCGACCTCCGGACGTACCTGGACGATCACCCGGACGAGTCCGCACGGCGGCTGTCCGGTCGGGCCCGCGACCACCGCAAGCGGATGGAGGCGCTGGACGGCGACGTCTCGCCGCGGGACGCCGAGCGGCTCCTCCGCGCGGTCCGCGACGTCGGGAAGTACGTCGCCGAGGGCGACGAGAGCGCGCTCGTAACGGCGGACAACTGGCTGGCAGGGATCGAAGACGACTGA
- a CDS encoding MgtC/SapB family protein: MSGLAQLSAVPADADVVRIVLAGALGMFLGFEREWSHKAAGVRTFALISLLAAVFTVTESELLLVVGGLLVIVQGVLLAVQGLLADEDEHEGLALTTSVSMLVAYGVGALVAGGFVLEGVTVAVLSSLLLVLKRELHRFAWGLSRSELRSASEFAILAFVVYPLLPAEPLETTVAGLPLEVELRVVWLMVVTVAGIGIVNYGVVQTYGGRGIAVTGFFGGLASSTAVVGTMLDHVDQRPEATSYAVAAILLADAAMAVRNLVIAVAFTFQRGVLVEAVAPLGAVVLGSVAVAAYTADWRQSVDMDLDSPFSMRNALVFGAVFLIVLVAGAAAQGLFGNAGLYVTSALAGLVSSAGATTSAVLLYRGGGISAGTATLAVLVATASSIVVKAGLTAASSNREFTYRVAVWSGALLVGATVVTLAATL, encoded by the coding sequence GTGTCGGGATTAGCACAGCTCTCGGCGGTGCCGGCCGACGCGGACGTCGTGCGAATCGTCCTCGCGGGCGCGCTGGGGATGTTCCTCGGGTTCGAGCGGGAGTGGTCTCACAAGGCCGCCGGGGTCCGGACGTTCGCCCTGATCAGCCTGCTGGCTGCCGTATTCACCGTCACGGAGTCCGAGCTGCTGCTGGTCGTCGGCGGCTTGCTGGTCATCGTCCAGGGCGTCCTGCTGGCAGTGCAAGGGCTGCTGGCAGACGAGGACGAGCACGAGGGGCTGGCGCTGACCACGTCCGTCTCGATGCTGGTGGCCTACGGCGTCGGTGCACTGGTCGCCGGCGGATTCGTCCTCGAGGGCGTGACAGTGGCCGTGCTGTCGTCGCTGCTGCTGGTCCTCAAGCGGGAGCTCCACCGGTTCGCGTGGGGACTGAGCCGCTCGGAACTGCGGTCGGCCTCGGAGTTCGCCATCCTCGCGTTCGTCGTCTATCCGCTCCTGCCGGCCGAGCCGCTGGAGACGACCGTCGCCGGCCTCCCGCTGGAGGTGGAACTGCGGGTCGTCTGGCTGATGGTCGTCACCGTCGCGGGCATCGGCATCGTCAACTACGGCGTGGTCCAGACCTACGGCGGCCGGGGCATCGCCGTCACCGGGTTCTTCGGCGGGCTGGCCTCGTCGACGGCCGTCGTCGGCACGATGCTCGACCACGTCGACCAGCGGCCCGAGGCCACGTCCTACGCCGTGGCGGCCATCCTGCTGGCCGACGCGGCGATGGCCGTTCGGAACCTCGTCATCGCCGTCGCCTTCACGTTCCAGCGCGGCGTGCTCGTCGAGGCTGTCGCGCCGCTGGGCGCCGTGGTCCTCGGGAGCGTCGCCGTCGCCGCCTACACCGCCGACTGGCGCCAGTCCGTCGACATGGACCTCGACAGCCCCTTCTCGATGCGCAACGCCCTGGTCTTCGGCGCCGTCTTCCTGATCGTGCTCGTCGCCGGCGCGGCCGCCCAGGGCCTGTTCGGCAACGCCGGCCTGTACGTCACCTCCGCACTCGCGGGGCTGGTCTCCAGCGCCGGCGCGACCACGAGCGCCGTCCTCCTGTACCGCGGGGGCGGCATCAGCGCCGGCACTGCCACCCTCGCCGTCCTCGTCGCGACGGCCTCCAGCATCGTCGTCAAGGCCGGCCTGACCGCCGCCAGTTCCAACCGGGAGTTCACCTACCGCGTCGCCGTCTGGAGCGGCGCGCTGCTGGTCGGCGCGACGGTCGTGACGCTGGCGGCGACGCTGTGA
- a CDS encoding A/G-specific adenine glycosylase: MTDLPGSVPGDREAVRDALVAWYEDDHREFPWRRTDDPYEILVSEVMSQQTQLGRVVEAWEAFLERWPTAADLAAADRADVVAFWTSHSLGYNNRAKYLHESARQVTEGEVEGFEPGEWPRSPEALQELHGVGPYTANAVASFAFNEGDAVVDTNVKRVLYRAFDVPDDDAAFEAVARALMPEGESRIWNNAIMELGGVACEKAPACDGESCPWREWCHAYETGDFTAPDVPTQPEFEGSRRQMRGRVISTLKEYDELLLDDLGPRVRVDYAPDGEHGREWLRGLLSDLSDDGLVETDERDGETVARLRR; this comes from the coding sequence ATGACCGACCTGCCGGGGAGCGTGCCCGGGGACCGCGAGGCGGTCCGGGACGCGCTGGTGGCGTGGTACGAGGACGACCACAGGGAGTTCCCGTGGCGGCGGACCGACGACCCCTACGAGATTCTCGTCTCCGAGGTGATGAGCCAGCAGACCCAGCTGGGACGGGTCGTCGAAGCGTGGGAGGCCTTCCTGGAGCGGTGGCCGACGGCCGCGGACCTCGCGGCGGCCGACCGAGCCGACGTGGTCGCGTTCTGGACCAGCCACTCGCTGGGGTACAACAACCGGGCGAAGTACCTCCACGAGTCGGCGCGGCAGGTGACCGAGGGCGAGGTCGAGGGCTTCGAACCGGGCGAGTGGCCCCGGTCGCCCGAGGCGCTGCAGGAGCTCCACGGTGTCGGGCCCTACACCGCCAACGCCGTGGCCTCGTTCGCGTTCAACGAGGGGGACGCCGTGGTCGACACCAACGTCAAGCGGGTACTGTACCGCGCGTTCGACGTGCCGGACGACGACGCTGCCTTCGAGGCGGTGGCGCGGGCGCTCATGCCCGAGGGCGAGTCCCGGATCTGGAACAACGCCATCATGGAACTGGGCGGGGTGGCATGCGAGAAGGCGCCCGCCTGCGACGGGGAGTCCTGTCCCTGGCGCGAGTGGTGCCACGCCTACGAGACGGGCGACTTCACCGCGCCGGACGTCCCCACACAGCCCGAGTTCGAGGGGAGCCGCCGCCAGATGCGGGGCCGGGTGATCTCGACGCTGAAGGAGTACGACGAGCTCCTTCTCGACGACCTCGGCCCGCGCGTGCGGGTGGACTACGCGCCGGACGGCGAGCACGGTCGGGAGTGGCTCCGCGGCCTCCTCTCTGACCTGTCCGACGACGGCCTCGTCGAGACGGACGAGCGGGACGGCGAGACGGTCGCGCGGCTCCGGCGGTAG
- a CDS encoding bifunctional methylenetetrahydrofolate dehydrogenase/methenyltetrahydrofolate cyclohydrolase gives MTEIIDGNEVAQSIRDDLVDSIDALADAGHRPTLATVLMSDDPASETYVSMKQDDCEEVGIEARDVDIDPDAPADELFDTVDDLNADESVNGILVQMPVPDHVDDRAVLERIDPLKDVDGFHPENVGRLVAGEARFRPCTPHGVQKLLSAAGVDTEGKDAVVVGRSDIVGKPMANLLLQKADDGNATVTVCHSRTDDLAAKTGDADIVIAAAGVPEMIDGDMIAEGATVIDVGVNRVDADNEKGYELVGDVDFESAREVAGVITPVPGGVGPMTRAMLLYNTVKATGLQHDVDVDLP, from the coding sequence ATGACCGAAATCATCGACGGCAACGAGGTCGCCCAGTCGATCCGCGACGACCTCGTCGACTCGATCGACGCGCTGGCCGACGCCGGCCACCGCCCCACGCTGGCGACGGTGCTGATGAGCGACGACCCCGCGAGCGAGACGTACGTCTCGATGAAGCAGGACGACTGCGAGGAGGTCGGCATCGAGGCCCGGGACGTCGACATCGACCCCGACGCCCCCGCCGACGAGCTGTTCGACACCGTCGACGACCTCAACGCCGACGAGTCGGTCAACGGCATCCTCGTCCAGATGCCCGTGCCGGATCACGTCGACGACCGCGCGGTGCTGGAGCGCATCGATCCCCTGAAGGACGTCGACGGGTTCCATCCGGAGAACGTCGGCAGGCTCGTCGCCGGCGAGGCGCGCTTCCGGCCCTGCACGCCACACGGCGTCCAGAAGCTGCTTTCCGCCGCCGGCGTCGACACCGAGGGCAAGGACGCCGTCGTCGTCGGCCGGTCGGACATCGTCGGCAAGCCGATGGCCAACCTCCTGCTCCAGAAGGCCGACGACGGCAACGCGACGGTGACGGTGTGTCACTCCCGCACCGACGACCTCGCGGCGAAGACCGGCGACGCGGACATCGTGATCGCGGCCGCGGGCGTCCCCGAGATGATCGACGGCGACATGATCGCCGAGGGCGCGACCGTCATCGACGTCGGTGTCAACCGGGTGGACGCCGACAACGAGAAGGGCTACGAGCTGGTCGGCGACGTCGACTTCGAGAGCGCGAGGGAAGTCGCGGGCGTCATCACGCCCGTCCCCGGCGGCGTCGGCCCGATGACCCGCGCGATGCTGCTGTACAACACCGTCAAGGCGACGGGCCTCCAGCACGACGTCGACGTGGACCTGCCCTAG
- a CDS encoding PadR family transcriptional regulator — protein MYDLTGFQRDLLYVIAGREEPHGLAIKEELEDYYEKEIHHGRLYPNLDTLVEKGLVEKGQRDRRTNFYTLTRRGRREIEARREWEDQYVEVESEA, from the coding sequence ATGTACGACCTGACAGGCTTCCAGCGGGACCTCCTGTACGTCATCGCGGGCCGGGAGGAACCACACGGGCTGGCGATCAAAGAAGAGCTGGAAGACTACTACGAGAAGGAAATCCACCACGGGCGCCTCTACCCCAACCTGGACACCCTCGTCGAGAAGGGACTCGTCGAGAAGGGGCAGCGCGACCGGCGGACGAACTTCTACACGCTCACCCGGCGCGGTCGCCGGGAGATCGAGGCGCGCCGCGAGTGGGAAGACCAGTACGTCGAGGTCGAGAGCGAGGCCTGA
- the glyA gene encoding serine hydroxymethyltransferase, giving the protein MYDEHLRATDPAVADALSGEVERQNDTLAMIASENHVSEAVLEAQGSVLTNKYAEGYPGERYYGGCEFSDEVEEIAIERAEELWGAEHVNVQPHAGSQANMGVYLAMLEPGDRILSLDLTHGGHLSHGHPANFAGQVYEVEQYEIDPETGYVDYEALHEHAEEFDPDIIVSGYSAYPREVEWETIQETADAVDAYHLADIAHITGLVAAGVHSSPVGVADFVTGSTHKTIRAGRGGIIMCDEEYADDVDSAVFPGMQGGPLMHNIAGKAVGFGEALRPEFTDYAEQTVANAQALADRLQEHGLELVSGGTDNHLVLIDLRPSHPDTPGKDVEEALEEAGIVLNANTVPGETRSAFNPSGIRAGTPALTTRGFDEDACREVADLIYQVVDAPDDDEVVAEVSDRVDALTDEYPLYGDDSEGLVFE; this is encoded by the coding sequence ATGTACGACGAGCACCTCCGGGCGACGGACCCCGCCGTGGCCGACGCCCTCTCCGGCGAGGTAGAGCGCCAGAACGACACGCTGGCGATGATCGCCAGCGAGAACCACGTCAGCGAGGCCGTTCTCGAGGCCCAGGGCTCGGTCCTGACCAACAAGTACGCCGAGGGCTACCCCGGCGAGCGCTACTACGGCGGCTGCGAGTTCTCCGACGAGGTCGAGGAGATCGCCATCGAGCGCGCCGAGGAACTGTGGGGCGCAGAGCACGTCAACGTCCAGCCCCACGCGGGCTCGCAGGCCAACATGGGCGTCTACCTGGCGATGCTAGAGCCCGGCGACAGGATCCTCTCGCTGGACCTGACCCACGGCGGCCACCTCAGTCACGGCCACCCGGCGAACTTCGCCGGCCAGGTCTACGAGGTCGAGCAGTACGAGATCGATCCGGAGACGGGCTACGTCGACTACGAGGCGCTGCACGAGCACGCCGAGGAGTTCGACCCGGACATCATCGTCTCGGGCTACTCCGCGTACCCGCGCGAGGTCGAGTGGGAGACGATACAGGAGACCGCCGACGCCGTCGACGCCTACCACCTCGCGGACATCGCCCACATCACCGGCCTCGTCGCCGCGGGCGTCCACTCATCGCCCGTCGGCGTCGCCGACTTCGTCACCGGCTCGACCCACAAGACGATCCGCGCGGGCCGCGGCGGCATCATCATGTGCGACGAGGAGTACGCCGACGACGTCGACTCCGCCGTCTTCCCCGGCATGCAGGGCGGCCCCCTGATGCACAACATCGCCGGCAAGGCCGTCGGCTTCGGCGAGGCGCTGCGCCCCGAGTTCACCGACTACGCCGAGCAGACCGTCGCCAACGCGCAGGCGCTCGCCGACCGCCTCCAGGAGCACGGCCTCGAGCTCGTCTCCGGCGGCACCGACAACCACCTCGTCCTGATCGACCTCCGGCCCTCGCACCCGGACACGCCGGGCAAGGACGTCGAGGAGGCGCTCGAGGAGGCCGGCATCGTCCTCAACGCCAACACCGTCCCCGGCGAGACGCGGTCGGCGTTCAACCCCTCCGGCATCCGCGCCGGCACGCCCGCGCTGACCACCCGCGGGTTCGACGAGGACGCCTGCCGCGAGGTCGCCGACCTCATCTACCAGGTCGTCGACGCGCCCGACGACGACGAGGTCGTCGCGGAGGTCTCCGACCGCGTCGACGCCCTCACCGACGAGTACCCGCTGTACGGCGACGACAGCGAAGGCCTCGTCTTCGAGTAA
- the tbsP gene encoding transcriptional regulator TbsP — protein MTADTILEREVTDVLATVFDDASGPVYAVNPSRAAIGDLVTALGEHADPPTVRLLAADRQLKDVMDDFIVASRAADLVDEGLLELKVLEDAPNHSLLVTGDSVVAIVDVGEQVAGLTTDDGDFVGGADDYYADEWERAEAYSLRTPPISQVRETLETDIGPDAASDFDGVLESLQTARGDGDGLDEVTISLLVAAKNGELLYDISKWGEDIGLASKATFSRTKTTLEDMGLIDTEKVPIDVGRPRLRLMLGDERLQDADTDELANVAQSMLAS, from the coding sequence ATGACTGCCGATACGATCCTGGAACGTGAGGTCACCGACGTACTCGCGACCGTGTTCGACGACGCGTCGGGGCCGGTGTACGCTGTCAACCCCTCTCGGGCAGCGATCGGGGACCTCGTCACCGCGCTGGGCGAGCACGCGGATCCGCCCACGGTGCGACTGCTGGCGGCCGATCGACAGCTGAAGGACGTCATGGACGACTTCATCGTCGCGAGCCGCGCCGCCGACCTCGTCGACGAGGGCCTCCTCGAACTGAAGGTGCTGGAGGACGCGCCGAACCACTCCCTGCTGGTCACGGGCGACTCCGTGGTCGCCATCGTCGACGTCGGCGAGCAGGTCGCCGGCCTGACCACCGACGACGGCGACTTCGTCGGGGGCGCCGACGACTACTACGCCGACGAGTGGGAGCGCGCCGAGGCCTACTCGCTGCGGACGCCGCCGATCAGCCAGGTCCGCGAGACACTCGAGACCGACATCGGGCCGGACGCCGCCTCCGACTTCGACGGCGTGCTCGAGTCGCTGCAGACCGCACGCGGCGACGGCGACGGTCTCGACGAAGTGACGATCAGCCTGCTCGTGGCCGCCAAGAACGGCGAACTGCTGTACGACATCAGCAAGTGGGGCGAGGACATCGGCCTCGCCAGCAAGGCCACCTTCTCCCGCACCAAGACCACGCTGGAGGACATGGGCCTCATCGACACCGAGAAGGTGCCCATCGACGTCGGCCGCCCGCGCCTGCGCCTGATGCTCGGCGACGAGCGCCTCCAGGACGCCGACACCGACGAACTGGCCAACGTGGCCCAGAGCATGCTCGCCTCCTGA
- a CDS encoding AI-2E family transporter: MVEFEFDVDWARAAWIAFGAVLVAALFVVGYAFVGTFVFGLFLYYATRRLYRRVRQRIGPPSVAAAASLLLLALPALALLIYTLIVAVGQLSTFADDLNGGSEQLQPLLDLAEPYTGEPAGFPDPATVLSGVDAGTVSTTLESAVGYLAVLGTGLLHLFVMLALAFYLLRDGPRFNRWLRNFTDQRGVLDQYIREVDRSLDKVFYGNILNAIITGIVGAVAFSLLQYAAPTETVAIPYPALVGLLTGIASLIPVVGMKLVYVPLAIYMAIRGVMAGEGLWFVGMFALVAFVIVDTIPDLLVRPYVSGGSLHTGALMFAYIFGPLIWGWYGIFLGPMLLVLVVHFARIVAPELLSHEAIRPYAVDPGTLGPGEEIEGSPDATGPETAPDGSGEASPDYSRN, translated from the coding sequence ATGGTCGAGTTCGAATTCGACGTCGACTGGGCGCGCGCCGCCTGGATCGCGTTCGGCGCCGTACTGGTCGCGGCGCTGTTCGTGGTGGGCTACGCCTTCGTCGGAACGTTCGTGTTCGGCCTGTTCCTCTACTACGCGACCCGGCGGCTCTACCGGCGAGTACGACAGCGGATCGGCCCGCCCAGCGTCGCCGCGGCGGCCTCGCTGCTGCTGCTGGCGCTGCCCGCGCTGGCCCTGCTGATCTACACGCTGATCGTCGCCGTCGGACAGCTCTCGACGTTCGCGGACGACCTCAACGGCGGATCGGAACAGCTCCAGCCGCTGCTCGACCTTGCGGAGCCGTACACGGGCGAGCCCGCCGGCTTCCCCGACCCCGCGACCGTGCTGAGCGGCGTCGACGCCGGCACTGTCTCGACGACGCTCGAGAGCGCGGTCGGCTACCTCGCCGTCCTCGGGACCGGTCTGCTGCACCTGTTCGTGATGCTCGCGCTGGCGTTCTACCTGCTGCGCGACGGCCCGCGGTTCAACCGCTGGCTTCGCAACTTCACGGACCAGCGGGGCGTGCTCGACCAGTACATCCGCGAGGTCGACCGGAGCCTGGACAAGGTGTTCTACGGCAACATCCTCAACGCCATCATCACGGGCATCGTCGGCGCGGTCGCCTTCAGCCTGCTCCAGTACGCCGCTCCAACGGAGACGGTCGCCATCCCGTACCCGGCGCTGGTGGGACTGTTGACCGGCATCGCCAGCCTGATCCCGGTCGTCGGGATGAAACTGGTCTACGTCCCACTGGCCATCTACATGGCCATCCGTGGGGTCATGGCCGGCGAGGGGCTGTGGTTCGTCGGCATGTTCGCGCTGGTCGCGTTCGTCATCGTCGACACCATCCCGGACCTGCTCGTCCGGCCCTACGTTTCCGGGGGGAGCCTCCACACCGGCGCGCTGATGTTCGCCTACATCTTCGGCCCGCTGATCTGGGGTTGGTACGGCATCTTCCTGGGGCCGATGCTGCTGGTGCTCGTGGTCCACTTCGCGCGCATCGTCGCCCCGGAACTGCTCTCTCACGAGGCGATCAGACCGTACGCCGTCGACCCCGGAACGCTCGGGCCGGGCGAAGAAATCGAGGGGTCGCCGGACGCGACCGGTCCAGAAACCGCTCCCGACGGGTCGGGCGAGGCGTCGCCGGACTACAGTAGAAATTGA